The proteins below come from a single Candidatus Omnitrophota bacterium genomic window:
- a CDS encoding low molecular weight protein arginine phosphatase, translating into MKKSVLFVCTGNTCRSVMAEAILRKRLDELGKKEIEAHSAGIRALNGLSPSEETIEVMKEEGVDVSGFRTKNITVDMIKKADLILAMEDAHKDEILALAPAARSKTYLLKEYGSSHAFNSRGHGIDDPIGKHVEEYRIIRDEIKREIERFVGKL; encoded by the coding sequence ATGAAAAAGTCCGTATTATTCGTTTGCACGGGTAACACATGCCGCTCTGTAATGGCAGAGGCCATTTTACGCAAGCGTCTCGATGAGCTGGGCAAGAAAGAGATCGAGGCGCACTCGGCCGGCATAAGGGCATTGAACGGCCTCTCTCCGTCCGAAGAGACTATTGAGGTCATGAAGGAAGAGGGCGTTGACGTTTCAGGTTTCAGGACCAAGAATATCACGGTGGATATGATAAAGAAGGCCGACCTTATCCTTGCGATGGAAGACGCGCATAAAGATGAGATATTAGCCCTTGCGCCGGCGGCCAGATCCAAGACGTATCTATTAAAGGAATACGGAAGTTCGCACGCGTTTAATTCCAGGGGTCACGGCATTGACGATCCGATAGGGAAACATGTCGAAGAATACAGGATCATCCGGGACGAGATAAAAAGGGAAATAGAAAGGTTCGTGGGAAAATTATGA
- the rpiB gene encoding ribose 5-phosphate isomerase B, whose protein sequence is MKIAIGSDHGGYELKEGLIKFMKGEGYEVIDFGAHSKDPCDYPLIGFEVAKAVGEGKAARGVLICKTAIGMVIIANKVHGVRAAACYDVEMAKSAKEHNDVNVLALGSNYMDLAKAKEILKAWLAAKHSEERHARRVKQIKDIESKIKGH, encoded by the coding sequence ATGAAAATCGCAATCGGCAGTGACCATGGCGGTTATGAATTGAAAGAGGGCCTGATAAAGTTTATGAAGGGCGAAGGCTATGAAGTGATCGATTTTGGCGCGCACTCTAAGGATCCTTGTGATTATCCTCTGATAGGTTTTGAGGTCGCCAAAGCTGTGGGTGAAGGAAAGGCCGCGCGCGGAGTGCTGATATGCAAGACCGCTATAGGCATGGTGATTATAGCGAATAAGGTCCACGGCGTGCGCGCGGCGGCCTGTTACGATGTCGAGATGGCGAAGTCGGCGAAGGAACATAATGACGTTAATGTGCTGGCGCTCGGGTCAAACTATATGGATCTCGCCAAGGCCAAAGAGATATTAAAGGCATGGCTTGCCGCAAAACATTCCGAAGAACGCCACGCCAGGCGCGTGAAACAGATAAAAGATATAGAGTCAAAAATAAAGGGGCATTAA
- the purE gene encoding 5-(carboxyamino)imidazole ribonucleotide mutase: MKKRPLVAIIMGSDSDLSVMSEAVKVLKENRISYTVKILSAHRSPEDTAKFARSARKSGFKVIIAGAGGAAHLAGVIASLTTLPVIGVPMETKELKGIDSLFSIVQMPSGIPVAAVTIGKTGAKNAAILALEILSLSDARIEKGLAKFKRSLADNVRKKNSSLKF, encoded by the coding sequence ATGAAAAAGAGGCCGCTTGTAGCGATAATAATGGGAAGCGATTCTGACTTAAGCGTTATGAGCGAGGCGGTGAAGGTGCTGAAGGAGAACAGGATATCATACACTGTAAAGATCCTGTCGGCGCACCGCTCGCCTGAAGATACGGCTAAGTTTGCGCGTTCGGCGCGCAAGAGCGGTTTTAAGGTCATAATCGCGGGCGCGGGCGGCGCGGCCCACCTGGCGGGAGTCATAGCGAGCCTCACGACGCTGCCGGTAATAGGCGTCCCGATGGAGACGAAAGAATTAAAGGGTATAGATTCATTGTTTTCGATAGTCCAGATGCCATCGGGCATTCCCGTCGCCGCCGTGACCATAGGGAAGACCGGCGCGAAGAATGCCGCTATACTTGCGCTGGAGATATTAAGCTTAAGCGACGCCAGGATCGAAAAGGGTCTGGCGAAATTTAAAAGGTCCCTGGCCGATAATGTGCGGAAGAAGAACTCGAGCCTGAAATTTTAA
- the purD gene encoding phosphoribosylamine--glycine ligase, with product MRILLIGSGGREHALAWKIAKSPKCEKLYASPGSDGMSGIAESVNIKADDINALLNFARTNKIDLTVVGPEAPLVAGIADLFQKAGLKIFGPTKELARLEGSKVFAKELMKKLGVPTADFKIFDKYEDALDYLTAKGAPVVIKADGLAAGKGVMVCKTIADAKAALKTIMVDRAFGSSGDKVIIEDCLAGEEASIIVVSDGNNVAALASSQDHKRVFDGDKGPNTGGMGAYSPAPIITDDLFKKIMDTVINPVISYLAREGKPYKGALYAGIMITDKGPYALEFNVRFGDPETQAIMPRLKSDLVELIERAVDGNLGSYKLEWDPRPCVSVVAVSGGYPGDYAKGMEIKGLDQVSGMKDIVVFHAGTKLGKRATDGKSLFITTGGRVLNITALGGDYESAIGRCYEAVRTVHFDRMHYRTDIASKAVRIRR from the coding sequence ATGAGGATCCTCTTAATCGGTTCCGGCGGAAGAGAGCATGCGCTTGCCTGGAAGATAGCCAAAAGCCCGAAATGTGAAAAGCTATATGCCTCCCCCGGAAGCGACGGAATGTCCGGCATAGCGGAGAGCGTCAACATAAAAGCGGATGACATTAACGCCCTTTTGAATTTTGCGAGAACCAATAAGATAGACCTGACGGTAGTCGGTCCCGAAGCGCCCCTTGTGGCGGGTATCGCGGATCTTTTCCAAAAAGCGGGCTTAAAGATATTCGGCCCGACAAAAGAGCTTGCGCGGCTTGAAGGCAGTAAGGTCTTCGCTAAAGAGTTAATGAAGAAACTCGGAGTCCCAACGGCGGACTTTAAAATTTTCGATAAATATGAGGACGCGCTCGATTATCTGACGGCAAAGGGCGCGCCGGTCGTTATAAAGGCGGATGGCCTTGCCGCGGGTAAAGGCGTGATGGTCTGTAAGACGATCGCGGACGCGAAGGCCGCTTTAAAGACAATAATGGTCGACAGGGCCTTTGGCTCTTCCGGCGATAAAGTGATAATCGAAGATTGCCTGGCCGGCGAAGAGGCGTCTATAATAGTTGTGTCCGACGGAAATAATGTCGCCGCGCTTGCTTCTAGCCAGGACCATAAGAGAGTATTTGACGGTGACAAGGGGCCAAACACCGGAGGTATGGGAGCGTATTCTCCGGCGCCTATAATTACGGATGACCTGTTTAAGAAGATAATGGATACGGTGATCAATCCTGTGATAAGCTATCTGGCGCGTGAAGGCAAACCGTATAAAGGCGCCTTGTATGCCGGTATCATGATCACCGATAAAGGGCCCTATGCGCTGGAGTTCAATGTTCGTTTCGGGGACCCCGAGACCCAGGCTATTATGCCGAGGCTTAAGTCGGACCTGGTAGAGCTGATCGAGAGAGCAGTCGACGGGAATCTCGGCTCTTACAAGCTGGAATGGGATCCGAGGCCGTGCGTTTCTGTGGTGGCAGTCTCGGGCGGTTATCCGGGAGACTACGCGAAAGGTATGGAGATAAAGGGCCTGGACCAGGTTTCCGGGATGAAAGATATAGTCGTGTTCCACGCCGGCACGAAATTGGGTAAACGCGCCACCGACGGCAAAAGCCTCTTTATTACCACGGGGGGGCGTGTATTAAATATCACGGCGCTAGGCGGCGATTATGAATCCGCCATAGGCCGTTGTTATGAAGCCGTCAGGACCGTACATTTTGACAGGATGCACTATCGCACCGATATTGCTTCCAAAGCCGTTAGAATAAGGAGATGA
- a CDS encoding L-threonylcarbamoyladenylate synthase — MVSSRTLVIKIDPDKPDKDVIAYSAGVIRSGGIVAFPTETVYGLAVNMLDDKAIKKLYRIKSRSRGKPFTVHIADVGLIKKMGCRVTGTVGRLIKKFWPGPLTIILNSKGGKSVGFRMPANTAALELISASGVPVAAPSANISGRKPPTSARGALKDLDGKIDIVLDAGRTKVGIESTVIDMTVSPPAILREGAISSRMLRKVLNSR, encoded by the coding sequence ATGGTTTCGTCCAGGACGCTGGTAATAAAGATAGATCCTGATAAACCGGATAAAGATGTGATCGCCTACAGCGCGGGGGTCATCCGAAGCGGCGGCATAGTGGCTTTCCCTACGGAGACGGTATACGGCCTCGCCGTGAACATGCTGGACGATAAGGCGATAAAGAAGCTGTACAGGATCAAGTCGCGTTCGCGCGGTAAGCCTTTCACGGTCCATATAGCGGATGTGGGGCTCATAAAGAAGATGGGGTGCCGCGTCACTGGAACCGTGGGCCGGCTCATTAAAAAATTCTGGCCGGGGCCCCTTACGATAATATTGAATTCGAAGGGCGGAAAATCTGTGGGCTTCAGGATGCCGGCGAATACTGCGGCTCTCGAGCTGATATCGGCTTCGGGCGTACCGGTGGCAGCGCCCAGCGCCAATATAAGCGGCAGAAAGCCTCCGACTAGCGCCAGAGGCGCGTTAAAGGACCTGGATGGCAAGATAGACATAGTCCTGGACGCCGGGCGCACAAAGGTCGGCATAGAGTCTACAGTTATAGATATGACCGTGTCTCCTCCCGCGATATTGAGAGAGGGAGCGATAAGTTCCAGGATGTTGCGGAAGGTATTAAATTCCAGATGA